Proteins from a genomic interval of Echeneis naucrates chromosome 21, fEcheNa1.1, whole genome shotgun sequence:
- the neurod1 gene encoding neurogenic differentiation factor 1, whose protein sequence is MTRSVREEQASVESEEQQDLHSPTGAELERGGGGGGVVGGEEEDDHLHHLEDEDDDDDEEEEEEEEEDGENKPKRRGPKKKKMTKARLQRFKIRRMKANARERNRMHGLNDALESLRKVVPCYSKTQKLSKIETLRLAKNYIWALSEILRSGKAPDLMSFVHALCKGLSQPTTNLVAGCLQLNPRTFLPEQTPDMPAHLPPAGPAAYPGHFYQSPGLTAGLPSPPYGTMEPSHIFHQVKGQPYGPLEPFFDGVLVSDGPAFDPPLSPPLSINGNFSSFKHEAVTATDYDKSFSFSVHYGGGGAGGHTGIYGGGGSNQRCGELQVDGLMGFDGHSHHERLMNAQLNAIFHES, encoded by the exons ATGACCAGGTCTGTACGGGAGGAACAGGCATCAGTGGAGTCGGAGGAGCAGCAGGATCTTCACAGCCCCACCGGAGCAGAAttagagagagggggaggaggaggaggagtagtaggaggggaggaggaggacgatcACCTCCACCAtctggaggatgaagatgacgacgacgatgaagaggaagaagaggaggaggaagaagatggcgAGAACAAACCCAAGAGGCGAGggccaaagaagaagaagatgacaaAGGCTCGACTGCAGAG GTTTAAAATCCGTCGGATGAAAGCAAATGCACGGGAAAGGAATCGCATGCACGGGCTGAATGATGCTCTTGAGAGTCTGCGGAAAGTCGTTCCCTGTTActccaaaacacagaaactgtcCAAAATCGAGACGCTTCGCCTTGCAAAGAACTACATCTGGGCTCTGAGCGAGATCCTGCGCTCTGGCAAGGCGCCTGACCTTATGAGCTTTGTCCATGCGCTCTGCAAAG GTCTCTCTCAGCCAACCACTAACCTGGTGGCAGGCTGCCTGCAGCTGAACCCTCGGACGTTCCTGCCTGAGCAGACACCAGACATGCCGGCTCATCTTCCCCCTGCAGGACCTGCTGCCTATCCTGGACACTTCTACCAGAGCCCCGGACTGACGGCCGGCCTGCCCAGCCCGCCCTATGGCACCATGGAACCATCCCACATCTTCcaccaggtcaaaggtcagccgTACGGCCCTCTGGAGCCCTTCTTTGATGGCGTCCTGGTCTCAGATGGACCAGCTTTTGACCCGCCCCTCAGCCCACCGCTCAGCATCAATGGCAACTTCTCGTCCTTCAAGCACGAGGCCGTCACAGCAACTGATTATGACAAGAGTTTCTCCTTCAGCGTGCACTAcgggggaggaggagctgggggACACACAGGCATCTATGGTGGTGGGGGGTCCAACCAGCGATGTGGTGAGCTGCAAGTGGACGGTCTGATGGGCTTTGATGGACACTCGCACCATGAGCGCCTGATGAATGCCCAGCTGAATGCCATCTTCCATGAGTCCTGA